Proteins encoded together in one Camelina sativa cultivar DH55 chromosome 9, Cs, whole genome shotgun sequence window:
- the LOC104711121 gene encoding UDP-glycosyltransferase 76E12-like — protein MEEKQEKRRLVLVPVPAQGHISPMMQLAKTLHLKGFSITVVQTKFNHFIPSDDFTDFQFVTIPESLPESDFNHLGPTGFLLKLNKECQVSFKDCLGQLLLPKSDEISCVIYDEFMYFAEAAATEFNLPHVIFSTTSAAAFKCRSVFEKLYANNGPKELQEELVPEFYPLRYKDFPVSRSASLESIMEFYRNTVDQRTASSVIINTASCLESSSLSFLQQQQQQLKIPLYPIGPLHMVASVPTSLLEENNTCIEWLNKHKVNSVIYISMGSLALMEINEVMETASGLAASNQQFLWVIRPGSIRGSEWTESLPQEFSKMVSDRGYILKWAPQMKVLAHPAIGGFWSHCGWNSTLESLGEGVPMICRPFSGDQKANARYLECVWKIGIQVEGELDKGLVERAVKRLMVEEEGEEMRKRAVSLKEQIRASVKSEGSSHNSLEEFVHFMRTL, from the exons ATGGAGGAAAAGCAGGAGAAGAGAAGACTAGTCCTGGTTCCAGTTCCAGCTCAAGGACATATATCTCCAATGATGCAACTTGCGAAGACCCTTCACTTGAAGGGTTTCTCAATCACAGTTGTTCAAACCAAGTTCAATCACTTTATCCCTTCGGATGACTTCACTGATTTCCAGTTTGTCACCATTCCAGAAAGCTTGCCGGAGTCTGATTTCAATCATCTCGGACCAACAGGATTTCTGCTTAAGCTCAACAAAGAGTGTCAGGTGAGCTTCAAGGACTGTTTGGGTCAGTTGCTGCTGCCAAAGAGTGATGAGATCTCATGTGTCATCTACGATGAGTTCATGTACTTTGCTGAAGCTGCAGCCACAGAGTTTAATCTTCCACACGTCATTTTTAGCACAACAAGTGCCGCGGCTTTTAAATGTCGCTCTGTATTTGAGAAACTCTATGCAAACAATG GACCAAAAGAACTACAAGAAGAGCTAGTTCCAGAGTTTTATCCCCTAAGATACAAAGACTTTCCGGTTTCACGATCTGCATCACTCGAAAGTATAATGGAGTTTTATAGGAATACAGTTGACCAACGGACAGCTTCCTCTGTGATAATCAACACGGCGAGCTGTCTAGAGAGCTCATCTCTATCTtttctgcaacaacaacaacaacagctaaAAATTCCATTGTATCCTATAGGCCCTCTTCACATGGTGGCCTCAGTTCCTACAAGTCTGCTTGAAGAGAACAATACCTGTATCGAGTGGTTGAACAAACACAAGGTAAACTCAGTGATATACATAAGCATGGGAAGCTTAGCTTTGATGGAAATCAATGAGGTGATGGAAACGGCTTCAGGATTGGCTGCTAGCAACCAACAATTCTTATGGGTGATTCGACCAGGGTCGATACGTGGTTCAGAATGGACAGAGTCTTTGCCTCAAGAGTTTAGTAAGATGGTCTCAGATAGAGGTTACATTCTGAAATGGGCACCACAGATGAAAGTATTGGCTCATCCCGCAATAGGAGGATTTTGGAGccattgtggatggaactcaacACTAGAAAGCCTCGGCGAAGGAGTTCCCATGATCTGCAGGCCATTTTCGGGTGATCAAAAGGCAAACGCGAGGTACTTGGAGTGTGTTTGGAAAATTGGGATTCAAGTGGAGGGTGAACTGGACAAAGGACTGGTCGAGAGAGCTGTGAAGAGGTtaatggtggaagaagaaggagaggagatGAGGAAGAGAGCTGTCAGTTTGAAAGAGCAGATTAGAGCCTCAGTTAAAAGTGAAGGTTCTTCACATAACTCGCTAGAGGAGTTTGTACACTTCATGAGGACTCTGTGA